A DNA window from Labrus mixtus chromosome 4, fLabMix1.1, whole genome shotgun sequence contains the following coding sequences:
- the cav1 gene encoding caveolin-1, with protein sequence MTGGLKDGDTEEEFLHSPFIRKQGNIYKPNNKDMDNESLNEKTMEDVHTKEIDLVNRDPKHINDDVVKVDFEDVIAEPAGTYSFDGVWKASFTTFTVTKYWCYRLLTALVGIPLALIWGIFFAILSFIHIWAVVPCVKSYLIEIHCISRVYSIAVHTFCDPLFEAMGKCFSSIRIRTTKEV encoded by the exons ATGACAGGAGGATTGAAggacggagacacagaggag GAGTTTCTGCATTCGCCGTTCATccgaaaacaaggaaacatatACAAACCTAACAACAAAGACATGGACAACGAAAGTCTTAACGAGAAGACGATGGAGGATGTCCACACCAAAGAGATTGACCTGGTCAACCGGGACCCAAAGCACATAAACGACGACGTTGTCAAG GTGGACTTTGAGGATGTGATAGCTGAGCCTGCAGGGACATACAGCTTCGACGGCGTGTGGAAAGCCAGCTTCACCACCTTCACTGTCACCAAGTACTGGTGCTACCGGCTGCTGACGGCGCTGGTCGGCATCCCCCTGGCGCTCATCTGGGGAATCTTCTTCGCCATCCTGTCCTTCATCCACATCTGGGCCGTGGTGCCGTGCGTCAAGAGCTACCTGATTGAGATCCACTGCATCAGCCGTGTCTACTCTATCGCCGTGCACACCTTCTGCGACCCGTTGTTCGAGGCTATGGGCAAGTGCTTCAGCAGCATCAGAATCCGCACCACCAAGGAGGTGTAG
- the cav2 gene encoding caveolin-2, producing the protein MGLEKEKLDTSIIMDEDEFNRSIEPILSKKGKVYTAEPDRDPNDINAHLKLGFEDVIAEPISAHSFDRVWIGSHAVFELVKFIFYRLLSTLLAVPMAFILGVVFGVLSCIHIWLVMPVIQCFLMLLPSIQVVWRSLTDMFITPLFHSMGKILSSVQVKTVEN; encoded by the exons ATGGGTCTGGAAAAGGAGAAACTGGACACCAGCATAATTATGGACGAAGATGAGTTCAACAGATCGATAGAACCGATCCTGTCGAAGAAGGGGAAAGTTTACACAGCGGAGCCGGACCGAGATCCAAACGACATCAACGCGCACTTGAAG CTCGGCTTTGAAGATGTCATCGCGGAGCCCATCTCCGCACACAGCTTCGACAGAGTGTGGATAGGAAGCCACGCTGTCTTCGAGCTGGTCAAATTCATCTTCTACCGGCTGCTGAGCACGCTGCTGGCCGTGCCCATGGCTTTCATCCTCGGCGTGGTGTTCGGGGTGCTCAGCTGCATTCACATCTG GTTGGTGATGCCAGTGATCCAGTGCTTCTTGATGCTCTTACCTTCAATTCAGGTGGTGTGGAGGAGTCTGACAGACATGTTCATAACGCCGCTATTCCACAGTATGGGGAAAATCCTGTCCTCTGTTCAAGTGAAGACCGTCGAGAACTGA